The Lebetimonas natsushimae genomic sequence AGGAGTATGAAATTTTTATGCAGGAATGTCCTATGTTTGAAAAATCTCTTGTAATGGAGGGGACTATTTTAGTAAAAATATATCTTTCAATCTCAAAAGAAGAGCAGGCCAAAAGGTTCGAAAAAAGAAGAAGAGACCCTCTTAGACAATGGAAACTTAGCGAAATTGATTTGCAGGCTCAGGATAAATGGGATGAATTTACTGAAATGAAATATAAAATGTTAAAAGCTACCCATACCCATTATGCACCGTGGACTGTTATCAGAAGTGATAATAAACATCTTGCAAGACTTAACGCTATGAAAGTGATTTTAAATGCTGTTGATTATGATGATAGAAATAAAGAACTTAATTATGTTCCTGATGAAGGAATAGTGGTAAGCGGGGCTAGGGAAATTGAAATAATGGAAGCGGACAGAATTAGAAGTGGAAAATTCGTTAGTTAATGGATAATTGATAATGGAAAATGGATAATGAAGGAGTGAAAATGGATTATAACGTGGCAAAAGAGAAATTTGAGAGACTTTTTAAAAATGAAATGAGCGAGGATGAGGCTAAAAATTTCTTGGTTGAACTGTACAAAAAAGGTGAAGAAGCCAGTGAAATAGCAGCTGCAGCCGATGTGATGCGGGCTCATTCCATTAAACTTCCTGTAAGTGAAGATTTGAGGGAAAAATTAATTGACATAGTAGGAACCGGAGGGGATAAATCAAACAGTTTCAATATCTCTTCAACCACAGCTCTTTTAATATCATCTATTGGCAGTTTCGTGGCGAAACACGGAAACAGAAGCATTACAAGTAAATCCGGAAGTGCGGATATGTTGGAAGCGCTTGGTATAAATCTTAATTTAAGCCCCCAAAATCAGGTAAAAATGTTAGAAGAGGTTGGTTTTACCTTTATTTTTGCAATCAATCACCACCCTGCAATGAAACATATCATGCCTATCAGAAAAAGTCTGCCTCACAGGACAATTTTTAATATTTTGGGTCCTCTTACAAATCCTGCCGGGGCAAAAAAATATCTTTTGGGGGTGTTTTCTCCCGATTTTGTAGAAAAAATAGCTGCGGCTCTTACTTTAATGGATATAAATTCAGCAATGGTGGTAAGTTCTCTTGACGGGATGGATGAAATATCAATTGCTGCACCGACTAAAGCCGTTTATTATAACGGGGTAAGGCTTGAAGATTTAACTATCAGGCCTGAGAGCTTTGGGATTAGGGGAAATAAAGAGGATTTAATCGGGGGAGATGCAAAGCAAAACGCTAAAATCACAAGAGGAATTTTAGAGGGAGTTATTAAAGGGCCTAAAAGAGATGCGGTTTTATTAAATGCAGCTGCTGCACTTTTTGTTGATGGAAAAGTTAATTCAGTTGAAGAAGGTATAAAAGTTGCCGCTGAAGCGATAGACAGTGGCAAAGCTATAAAACATCTTGAAAAAATTATAAAGCTCAGTAATAAACTTAGTGAAAAGTGAAAAATGAAAAGTGAAAAATTTGAGGTAAAAAGTATTGAAGATTTAAAAAAAATTATAGATTGTATAAAAAATTCCGGCAAAAATATTATTATTTTAAGCGGGACACTTGGAAGTGGTAAAACAACGCTGGTTAAGGAATTTGTAAAAAGTTTGGGAATTAAACAAGATGCTACATCCCCAACCTTTGCCATTCAAAATATTTATGATAATAAAGTATTTCACTATGATTTGTATAATAAGGGAATTAGTGAATTTTTGGCTTTGGGACTTTTGGAAGAGTTTGAAAAAGAAGGATATCATTTTATAGAATGGGGAGAAGATTTAATTCCCGTTTTGGAAAATTACGGATTTGATTATCTTATAATAAAAATAAAAATAGACGGAAATAAAAGGTTTTATGAATGTCAAAACTTATAGCAAAGGATTTAAAAAAATCATTTAAAAAAACTTTGATAATAAAAGGTGTAAGTCTTGAAGCAAAAAGAGGGGAAATTGTAGGACTGCTCGGTCCAAACGGGGCTGGGAAAACTACTACTTTTTATTTAATTTGCGGACTTTTAAAGCCTGATAGTGGTAAAGTTATTTTTGAAAATAATGATATTACAAAACTCCCGCTTTACAAAAAAGCAAGACTGGGAATTGGTTATCTGCCGCAGGAAAGTTCTATTTTTAGGGATTTAAGTGTAGAGGATAATTTATATATTGTTGCAGAAGAATATTATAAAAACGATAAAAAAAATAAAATTGTAGAAGATTTGCTTGAAAAATTTAATATAGAACCAATTAGGAAAAGAAAAGGTATTAATCTAAGCGGGGGAGAAAGACGTAGGGTTGAAATAGCCAGGGCGCTTGTTGTAAAACCCAAATTTTTGTTTTTAGATGAGCCTTTTGCTGGGGTTGATCCTGTAAATGTAAACGATATTAAGCATTTAATTTCTTTTTTGGCAAAAGAAAATATAGGTATAATTATTACAGACCATAATGTAAGGGAAACATTATCTATATGTAACAGGGCTTATGTATTAAAAGACGGGGAAATTTTAACAGAGGGAAGGCCTGAAGATATTATTTCCCATAAAGAAGTTAGAAAAAGTTATTTGGGAGAGGATTTTAGTCTATGAAACTAAAAACAAAAGTTTCAAACAAACTTTCAACCAAACTTATTAATTTTTTACCTTTTTTAAAAGCAAGTGTTGATGATTTATTTGAAGAAATATATGAAATATCAAAAACCAATCCTTTTTTGGAAGTTAAAAATAAAAGATTTGTGACAGTCAGTAATCTAAAAAATGCAAATACAAATGAAATAGAAGCCCTTACTATGTCCAGGGAGACGCTTTATGAATCTCTTACAAAACAGATAGAAAACTCTCATTTTTTTCCGACTCAAAAATCAAAGGCAATAGCTTATGAAATAATTCAGGATTTAAATAATGAAGGTTATTTTGAAGGGGATATAAAAAAAATTGCTGAGAAACTTGGGGTAAGTAAAGAGAAAGTAGAAAGTGTAAGACAAAGATTTGTTTATTTGCAGCCTTCTGGAGTTGGGGCAAAAGATATGAAAGAAGCTATGCTTTTTCAGCTTGAAACCATTGAAATGGATGAAAAAATATATAAATTATCAAAAGCTATTGTTAAAGATTTAGAACATATTGACAGATATGTAAGTGAAGATGGATATGAAAAGGCTTTAAAAATTATAAAACAACTTAATATTATCCCTGCAGGAGAATTTTTTAAAGACGAGGAGATAATTCCTGAAATAATTGTTTTAAATAATGACGGAAATTTGGAAATCAGACTTAATGATGAACATTATCCGGAAGTTAATATAAACAAAGAAAATTTAAATGACGAATATGTAAAAGATAAATTTAAAGAGGCCAGGAGTATAGTGGAAGCTCTTGAAATGAGAAAAGAGACTCTTAAAAAAATTGCTTTGATGATTGTTGAATTGCAATATGATTTTTTTACCGGAGGGATTATTAAACCTATGAAGATAAAAGATTTGGCAGACGAATTGGGGTATGCTCCTTCAACCATAAGCAGGGCAATCGCTAATAAATATCTTTTGTGTGACAAAGGAATTATACCTCTTAAAAATTTCTTTTCTTTTGGTTTGGACGAAGAAATATCTGCAAGACAGATAAAAGAAGAGATAAAACAACTGATTAAAAATGAAGATAAAAACAAACCGCTCAGTGATGATAAAATTACTGAAATTATAAATAATAAATATAATTTACATCTTGTAAGGCGTACAATTTCAAAATACAGGGACCAGCTTGAAATTCCAAGCAGCCGTGAGAGGAAAAAACTTTATAAAATTTCTCTAGCTTCTAATAATTAGACTTTCTGGCAGATTAAATTTTTTAATAATTTCTGCTTCTTTCTCCCTCATTTCTCCATTGTCGATTTCATGGTCGTATCCGAGGAGATGCAATAAACCGTGTATAAATAAAAGTATTATTTCCTCATCAATTGAATGTCCGAAATTCTCAGCTCCCTCTTTTGCCCTGTCTATTGAAATTACAATACTTCCAAGCGGCATTCCCGGAATATCTTCAAGTGGGAAACTTAAAACATCAGTAGGTCTATCTATTTGTCTGTATTCTTTGTTTAGAATTTGAATTTCGTTATTATCTGTTAGGATAAGTTCTATATCTTTATCTGTAAGAGATTTATAAATTGGAATCAGTTTATTTAAATCAAAGTTGTAATCGGTTCTATTGTCAAAATCTATCATTAAAGCCCTTTTTTTAGTAAAATTATACAAAAAGGTTAGGTGTGAAAGCTATAGTTATTTTAAGCGGCGGAATGGATTCTACTACAACTCTTTTTATTGCTTTGCATCAGGGTTATGAAGTAATACCTGTTCATTTCAATTATGGACAAAGAACTGAAAAAAGAGAATTAAAATCGTTCAATGATATCTGCGAGTATGCCGGAATTAAAAACAGATATATAATTGATATACCGTTTTTTAAACAAATCGGTGCAAGCGCTCTGGTTGATGAAAATTTAGAAGTTCCAACTGGTGGGCTAAAGCCCGGAATTCCAATTACATATGTGCCTTTTAGAAACGGGATTTTTCTATCAATTGCAGCTGCAATTGCTGAAAAAGAGGGGGCAAATGCTATTTTTATAGGGGTCGTTGAAGAAGACAGCAGCGGATATCCGGACTGCAGGGAAGATTTTATTAAAAAAATGCAAGATGCAATAAAT encodes the following:
- the ybeY gene encoding rRNA maturation RNase YbeY translates to MIDFDNRTDYNFDLNKLIPIYKSLTDKDIELILTDNNEIQILNKEYRQIDRPTDVLSFPLEDIPGMPLGSIVISIDRAKEGAENFGHSIDEEIILLFIHGLLHLLGYDHEIDNGEMREKEAEIIKKFNLPESLIIRS
- the queC gene encoding 7-cyano-7-deazaguanine synthase QueC, which produces MKAIVILSGGMDSTTTLFIALHQGYEVIPVHFNYGQRTEKRELKSFNDICEYAGIKNRYIIDIPFFKQIGASALVDENLEVPTGGLKPGIPITYVPFRNGIFLSIAAAIAEKEGANAIFIGVVEEDSSGYPDCREDFIKKMQDAINEGTKPETQIEIKTPLIHLKKEDIVKEAIKYNVPLELTWSCYQNEDEACGVCDSCRLRLKGFEKAGVKDKIPYKKMKEK
- the trpD gene encoding anthranilate phosphoribosyltransferase, which codes for MDYNVAKEKFERLFKNEMSEDEAKNFLVELYKKGEEASEIAAAADVMRAHSIKLPVSEDLREKLIDIVGTGGDKSNSFNISSTTALLISSIGSFVAKHGNRSITSKSGSADMLEALGINLNLSPQNQVKMLEEVGFTFIFAINHHPAMKHIMPIRKSLPHRTIFNILGPLTNPAGAKKYLLGVFSPDFVEKIAAALTLMDINSAMVVSSLDGMDEISIAAPTKAVYYNGVRLEDLTIRPESFGIRGNKEDLIGGDAKQNAKITRGILEGVIKGPKRDAVLLNAAAALFVDGKVNSVEEGIKVAAEAIDSGKAIKHLEKIIKLSNKLSEK
- the tsaE gene encoding tRNA (adenosine(37)-N6)-threonylcarbamoyltransferase complex ATPase subunit type 1 TsaE, which codes for MKSEKFEVKSIEDLKKIIDCIKNSGKNIIILSGTLGSGKTTLVKEFVKSLGIKQDATSPTFAIQNIYDNKVFHYDLYNKGISEFLALGLLEEFEKEGYHFIEWGEDLIPVLENYGFDYLIIKIKIDGNKRFYECQNL
- the lptB gene encoding LPS export ABC transporter ATP-binding protein, which codes for MSKLIAKDLKKSFKKTLIIKGVSLEAKRGEIVGLLGPNGAGKTTTFYLICGLLKPDSGKVIFENNDITKLPLYKKARLGIGYLPQESSIFRDLSVEDNLYIVAEEYYKNDKKNKIVEDLLEKFNIEPIRKRKGINLSGGERRRVEIARALVVKPKFLFLDEPFAGVDPVNVNDIKHLISFLAKENIGIIITDHNVRETLSICNRAYVLKDGEILTEGRPEDIISHKEVRKSYLGEDFSL
- a CDS encoding RNA polymerase factor sigma-54; the protein is MKLKTKVSNKLSTKLINFLPFLKASVDDLFEEIYEISKTNPFLEVKNKRFVTVSNLKNANTNEIEALTMSRETLYESLTKQIENSHFFPTQKSKAIAYEIIQDLNNEGYFEGDIKKIAEKLGVSKEKVESVRQRFVYLQPSGVGAKDMKEAMLFQLETIEMDEKIYKLSKAIVKDLEHIDRYVSEDGYEKALKIIKQLNIIPAGEFFKDEEIIPEIIVLNNDGNLEIRLNDEHYPEVNINKENLNDEYVKDKFKEARSIVEALEMRKETLKKIALMIVELQYDFFTGGIIKPMKIKDLADELGYAPSTISRAIANKYLLCDKGIIPLKNFFSFGLDEEISARQIKEEIKQLIKNEDKNKPLSDDKITEIINNKYNLHLVRRTISKYRDQLEIPSSRERKKLYKISLASNN